The following coding sequences are from one Ancylobacter sp. TS-1 window:
- a CDS encoding rhodanese-like domain-containing protein, whose product MQPNPFGGVIEHLSVEDVKAGLEAGTILLVDVREPNETAAERIPGAVDFPLSTFDAHALPDPGEKTLVFSCRSGQRSQKAAAAAQAAGIDLHRHMAGGILAWKDAGFDTDKG is encoded by the coding sequence ATGCAGCCCAATCCGTTCGGCGGCGTGATCGAACATCTCTCGGTCGAGGATGTGAAGGCCGGGCTCGAAGCCGGGACCATTCTTCTGGTGGATGTGCGCGAGCCGAACGAGACGGCGGCCGAGCGCATTCCCGGCGCGGTCGACTTTCCGCTCTCCACCTTCGACGCGCACGCGCTGCCCGATCCGGGCGAGAAGACGCTGGTGTTTTCGTGCCGCTCCGGCCAGCGCTCGCAGAAGGCCGCCGCCGCCGCGCAGGCGGCCGGCATCGACCTTCACCGGCACATGGCCGGCGGCATCCTCGCCTGGAAGGACGCCGGGTTCGATACCGACAAGGGCTGA